A single genomic interval of Helianthus annuus cultivar XRQ/B chromosome 13, HanXRQr2.0-SUNRISE, whole genome shotgun sequence harbors:
- the LOC110899067 gene encoding BTB/POZ domain-containing protein At1g55760, with translation MTDHRVDTTARLAQWRIDTLASSSTYRKSDPFKIGKWNWRLVVEKNRNLLIKLYPEISSLNKESPPIASFIIQVVCSLGGRKTFVHPEIRDKQLKSNGDFVWAIEVPLGGKFIIDVEFLDLKTLSPNGSESCSVWTEHFTHKDFQATTLSSIGKMLSESIHTDIIINTSNGSVGAHRAILAARSPVFKSMFSHDLKEKEMSVINISDMSIEACQAFLSYIYGNIIDQHFLTHRLELLRAADKYDVTDLKEACHESLLDDIDTNNVLERLQNASLYRLPKLKICCMQYLVRFGKIFDILEEFTGFIQSADRELIGEVFNEVLSVWKGF, from the exons ATGACTGACCACCGTGTTGATACCACTGCACGACTCGCTCAGTGGCGTATTGACACTTTGGCTTCTTCTTCTACTTATCGCAAATCTGATCCTTTCAAGATCGGCAAATGGAACTG GCGACTGGTTGTGGAGAAGAATCGCAATTTGTTGATTAAATTGTACCCAGAAATATCAAGTTTAAATAAAGAGAGTCCTCCAATTGCCTCATTCATCATACAAGTGGTTTGTTCATTGGGAGGTAGAAAGACCTTTGTTCATCCAG AGATTAGAGATAAACAGCTAAAAAGCAATGGCGATTTCGTTTGGGCGATTGAGGTTCCGCTCGGAGGGAAATTCATCATAGATGTTGAGTTTCTTGATCTTAAGACTCTCTCTCCAAAT GGTAGCGAATCTTGCTCTGTGTGGACCGAACATTTTACACACAAAGATTTCCAAGCAACAACGCTCTCCTCCATCGGAAAAATGTTATCAGAAAGTATTCACACGGATATAATCATCAACACTTCTAACGGAAGCGTTGGGGCCCACCGGGCCATCCTTGCAGCCAGGTCACCAGTCTTCAAATCCATGTTCTCTCACGAcctaaaagaaaaagaaatgtcCGTCATAAACATATCCGATATGTCCATTGAAGCTTGCCAAGCTTTCTTAAGCTACATATACGGTAACATTATAGACCAACATTTTCTTACTCACAGGCTCGAACTTCTTAGAGCAGCTGATAAATACGATGTTACGGATTTAAAAGAAGCGTGTCATGAAAGTTTGTTGGACGATATTGATACGAATAACGTTCTTGAAAGGCTTCAAAATGCTTCGTTGTATCGTCTTCCAAAGTTGAAGATTTGCTGCATGCAGTATCTTGTGAGGTTTGGTAAGATATTTGACATTCTTGAAGAATTCACTGGATTTATACAGTCTGCAGATAGAGAACTGATAGGTGAAGTGTTTAATGAAGTTCTTTCAGTGTGGAAAGGTTTCTGA
- the LOC110899069 gene encoding uncharacterized protein LOC110899069, translating to MCCGKICMMCTCLILIVIAIGMLFGFGVFTKAFHKVNNELHYSYSPATQPVAPAAGRPFFTVAAPPPF from the coding sequence ATGTGTTGCGGCAAAATCTGCATGATGTGCACCTGTTTGATCCTCATTGTCATCGCAATCGGTATGTTGTTCGGATTCGGTGTTTTCACCAAAGCCTTTCACAAAGTTAATAACGAATTGCATTATTCTTATTCCCCGGCCACTCAACCGGTTGCTCCAGCCGCCGGTAGGCCGTTCTTCACCGTCGCTGCTCCTCCGCCATTTTGA